The following proteins are encoded in a genomic region of Corylus avellana chromosome ca4, CavTom2PMs-1.0:
- the LOC132177205 gene encoding casein kinase 1-like protein 10, which translates to MEHVIGGKFKLGRKIGSGSFGELYLGVNVQSGEEVAVKLESVKTKHPQLHYESKLYMLLQGGTGIPHLKWFGVEGEYNVMVIDLLGPSLEDLFNYCNRKFSLKTVLMLADQLINRVEYMHSRGFLHRDIKPDNFLMGLGRKANQVYIIDYGLAKKYRDLQTHKHIPYRENKNLTGTARYASVNTHLGVEQSRRDDLESLGYVLMYFLRGSLPWQGLKAGTKKQKYDKISEKKMLTPIEVLCKSYPSEFTSYFHYCRSLRFEDKPDYSYLKRLFRDLFIREGYQFDYVFDWTILKYPQIGSSSRARPSGKPVLNPGTSADKVERPSVGQEIRERFSGAVEAFSRRNGSGHGLHGDHSRHRSSDDVPSSKDVQPDFERGRSSSRNGSTSKRPVISSSRPSSSGEPSENRSSRLISGSGRLSTTQRVQPGFESKTTSFTRTAATRGGRDDTLRSFELLSIGTGKRK; encoded by the exons ATGGAGCATGTGATTGGTGGGAAGTTTAAGCTCGGTCGGAAGATCGGTAGCGGATCATTTGGCGAGCTCTATTTGG GGGTTAATGTCCAAAGTGGAGAGGAAGTGGCTGTCAAGCTG GAATCTGTGAAGACCAAGCACCCTCAGCTTCATTATGAGTCAAAGTTATACATGCTTCTACAAGGAGGGA CGGGTATCCCCCATCTGAAATGGTTTGGCGTTGAGGGCGAGTACAATGTTATGGTTATTGACCTTCTAGGGCCAAGCCTAGAAGACTTGTTCAACTATTGCAATCgaaagttttctttaaaaacagtTTTGATGCTTGCAGATCAGTTA ATAAACAGAGTTGAGTATATGCACTCACGGGGTTTTCTTCACCGTGATATAAAGCCTGACAACTTCTTAATGGGTTTAGGGCGCAAAGCTAATCAG GTATATATAATTGATTATGGTCTGGCAAAAAAGTATAGGGATCTTCAAACACACAAGCACATACCATACAG agaaaacaaaaatctcacagGAACAGCACGTTATGCAAGTGTTAACACTCACCTTGGAGTTG AACAAAGCAGAAGGGATGATCTTGAGTCTCTTGGTTATGTGCTAATGTATTTTCTGAGAGGAAG CCTTCCCTGGCAAGGCTTAAAAGCAGGCACTAAGAAGCAGAAGTATGACAAGATCAGTGAAAAGAAGATGCTTACCCCTATAGAG GTCCTTTGCAAATCGTATCCATCAGAGTTCACGTCATACTTCCATTACTGCCGATCATTACGGTTTGAAGACAAACCAGATTATTCATATCTGAAGAGGCTTTTCCGTGATCTATTTATCCGAGAAG GTTATCAGTTTGACTATGTATTTGATTGGACTATATTGAAGTATCCTCAAATTGGCTCCAGTTCTAGAGCTCGA CCAAGTGGGAAACCAGTGTTAAACCCTGGAACATCTGCCGACAAAGTAGAAAGGCCTTCAG TGGGACAAGAAATTCGAGAAAGGTTCTCTGGTGCTGTTGAGGCATTTTCTAGAAGGAATGGCTCAGGGCATGGTTTGCATGGTGATCACTCCAGGCACAGATCTTCAGATGATGTCCCATCTTCTAAGGACGTG CAACCTGATTTTGAAAGGGGACGCAGTTCTTCTCGTAATGGTAGTACTTCAAAGAGGCCTGTAATTTCAAGCAGCCGGCCAAGCTCCTCTGGTGAGCCTAGTGAGAATCGATCAAGCCGGCTAATCTCAGGCAGTGGTCGCCTTTCCACAACCCAGAGGGTTCAACCTGGGTTTGAATCCAAAACAACATCTTTTACCCGTACTGCAGCCACGAGAGGTGGCCGTGATGATACCCTTCGAAGCTTTGAGCTCCTGTCTATCGGCACAGGAAAGAGGAAATAA
- the LOC132178634 gene encoding putative pentatricopeptide repeat-containing protein At3g23330, producing the protein MTSTQTLLRALLRNPTIIQTKSQAKQVHAHILKTEGPCSTHLSTTLVSIYSNLNLLHDSLLLFNTLHSPPTLAWKSLIKCYAFHGLSHQSLAFFVEMRAMGKHPDLHVFPSVLKSCTLLMDLRLGESLHACIIRLGMDFDLYTGNALMNMYSRFQSLGESGRRRPSAPKMLDGMPDRRRKGKCESGVASCGELGGRIVTEELEGEEGMLYFDGKAKRRIGSGETFNNNSNCNSIELVNKYEEQATGIDHRVNLNQITDKLPQSSGNREISGHFYGNMNDVSAGRIDVRAFLMDNVRKIFDMMPKRDLVSWNTVIAGNAQNGMYEEALAMVREMGNANLKPDSFTLSSVLPIFAEYVDVIKGKEIHAYAIRHGFDADLFIGSSLIDMYAKCTRVEDSCRVFNLLSQRDAISWNSIIAGCVQNGLFNEGLRFFRHMLKAKIKPRHISFSSIMPACAHLTTLLLGKQLHGYVIRGGFDDNMFIASSLVDMYAKCGNIRIARWIFDEMELHDMVSWTAIIMGYALHGHAHDAISLFEQMEKEGVKPNDGAFVAVLTACSHAGLVDEAWKYFNSMTQDFGIAPGLEHYAAVADLLGRAGRLEEAYKFISNMHIGPTGSVWSTLLAACRVRKNVELAEKVADKIFRVDPENIGAYILLSNIYSAARRWKDAANLRMFMRNKGMKKKPACSWIEVKNKAHAFVAGDKSHPYYDRINEALEVLLEQMERDGYVPDTKEVLHDVEEEHKKYLLHSHSERLAIAFGIISTPAGTTIRVTKNIRVCTDCHTAIKFISKIVGREIIVRDNSRFHHFKDGRCSCGDYW; encoded by the coding sequence ATGACTTCAACACAAACCCTGCTCAGAGCCCTCCTCAGAAATCCCACCATCATCCAAACCAAGTCTCAGGCCAAACAGGTCCATGCCCACATCCTCAAAACCGAAGGCCCATGTTCCACTCACTTGTCCACCACCCTCGTCTCCATCTACTCAAACCTCAATCTCTTGCATGACTCACTCCTACTCTTCAACACCCTCCACTCCCCTCCCACTCTTGCTTGGAAATCCCTCATCAAATGCTACGCTTTCCATGGCCTTTCCCACCAATCCTTGGCTTTCTTTGTCGAAATGCGGGCTATGGGTAAGCACCCGGACCTCCATGTGTTCCCTTCTGTGCTGAAATCTTGCACATTGCTTATGGACTTGAGGTTGGGCGAGTCGCTACATGCCTGCATTATAAGGCTTGGTATGGATTTCGACTTGTATACTGGCAATGCGCTTATGAATATGTATTCGAGATTTCAGAGCTTGGGTGAGAGTGGCAGGCGGAGGCCTAGCGCGCCCAAGATGCTTGATGGAATGCCTGATAGAAGGCGAAAAGGCAAATGTGAAAGTGGTGTGGCTAGTTGTGGGGAACTGGGTGGTAGAATTGTGACTGAGGAGTTAGAAGGTGAGGAGGGGATGCTTTACTTTGATGGAAAAGCAAAGAGACGGATAGGTAGTGGGGAGACTTtcaataataatagtaattgtAACTCAATTGAATTGGTGAACAAGTATGAAGAACAGGCCACGGGTATTGATCATAGAGTTAACTTGAATCAAATAACTGATAAGTTGCCTCAAAGTAGTGGAAATAGGGAGATTAGTGGGCATTTCTATGGGAATATGAATGATGTTTCTGCAGGAAGGATAGACGTAAGGGCTTTTCTAATGGATAATGTGAGAAAGATCTTTGATATGATGCCAAAAAGGGATCTTGTTTCCTGGAATACTGTGATTGCAGGAAACGCACAAAATGGAATGTATGAAGAAGCTTTAGCAATGGTTAGGGAGATGGGGAATGCGAACTTGAAGCCTGATTCTTTCACTTTGTCGAGTGTTCTTCCCATCTTTGCAGAATATGTGGATGTTATTAAGGGAAAGGAAATCCATGCGTATGCCATAAGACATGGGTTTGATGCAGATTTGTTCATTGGAAGTAGCTTAATTGACATGTATGCCAAGTGTACTCGCGTGGAAGATTCATGTCGGGTCTTCAATCTCTTATCTCAGCGTGATGCCATTTCATGGAACTCTATAATTGCAGGATGTGTGCAAAATGGTCTGTTCAACGAAGGCCTGAGATTCTTTCGGCATATGTTGAAGGCTAAAATTAAGCCAAGGCACATTTCCTTTTCAAGTATCATGCCAGCTTGTGCTCACTTGACCACACTACTTTTGGGGAAGCAGCTACATGGATATGTAATTAGAGGTGGATTTGATGATAACATGTTTATAGCCAGCTCCCTCGTGGACATGTATGCCAAATGTGGGAACATTAGGATAGCTCGGTGGATTTTTGATGAGATGGAGCTACATGACATGGTGTCATGGACGGCCATAATCATGGGATATGCTTTGCATGGGCATGCCCATGATGCCATTTCCTTATTTGAGCAGATGGAAAAGGAGGGAGTAAAACCCAATGATGGGGCTTTTGTAGCTGTGTTGACTGCCTGCAGCCATGCTGGATTGGTAGATGAAGCTTggaaatattttaatagtatgaCTCAGGATTTTGGAATTGCTCCAGGCTTGGAGCACTATGCTGCTGTTGCAGACCTTCTGGGTCGAGCAGGAAGGCTGGAGGAAGCTTATAAGTTTATCTCTAACATGCATATTGGACCAACAGGAAGCGTGTGGTCAACACTGTTGGCCGCATGTAGAGTTCGAAAGAATGTTGAATTGGCAGAAAAGGTTGCTGACAAAATATTCAGGGTTGACCCTGAGAACATAGGGGCTTACATTCTACTGTCAAACATTTATTCTGCTGCTAGGAGATGGAAAGATGCAGCAAATTTGAGAATGTTCATGAGGAATAAGGGCATGAAAAAGAAACCAGCTTGCAGCTGGATCGAAGTTAAGAACAAGGCGCATGCTTTTGTGGCTGGAGATAAATCCCATCCGTATTATGACAGAATAAACGAGGCACTAGAAGTTTTACTAGAGCAGATGGAGCGAGATGGGTATGTTCCCGACACAAAAGAGGTGCTCCATGATGTTGAAGAGGAGCATAAGAAATACTTACTACATAGCCACAGCGAAAGGCTCGCTATAGCATTTGGCATCATTAGCACTCCTGCAGGAACAACAATTCGAGTAACAAAGAACATTCGTGTCTGCACAGACTGCCACACAGCAATTAAGTTCATATCAAAGATTGTTGGAAGAGAAATCATTGTGAGGGATAACAGCCGATTTCACCATTTCAAGGATGGAAGGTGTTCTTGTGGTGATTATTGGTGA
- the LOC132179656 gene encoding uncharacterized protein At4g14342, with amino-acid sequence MQASDRFNINSQLEHLQAKYVGTGHADLNRFEWAVNIQRDSYASYVGHYPLLAYFAIAENESIGRERYNFMQKMLLPCGLPPEREDE; translated from the exons ATGCAG GCCAGTGACAGGTTTAACATCAATTCCCAGCTTGAGCACCTCCAAGCTAAATATGTCGGTACTGGGCATGCAGATTTGAATAGATT TGAATGGGCAGTGAACATTCAACGGGATAGCTATGCGTCATATGTTGGGCATTACCCCTTACTAGCGTACTTTGCTATTGCGGAAAATGAATCAATTGGGAGAGAGCGCTACAACTTCATGCAG AAAATGCTTTTGCCTTGTGGTCTCCCCCCTGAAAGAGAAGACGAATGA